A section of the Colius striatus isolate bColStr4 chromosome 28, bColStr4.1.hap1, whole genome shotgun sequence genome encodes:
- the LOC133628077 gene encoding acrosin-like: MAFMVQLEPRYLGSESSMMRCLVLRALSALCHEPAMGEGQRDKALQRAADSRPLLHAGRSCGTRPLAEHHGPLRVVGGSDASPGAWPWIVSIQLPGAVGSGHICGGSLIHPRWVLTAGHCFDKYRNVPTWRMVIGATRLSELGSEAQVRKSKRLLIHESYRKGAFENDIALLELDEPVQCSDYVQLACVTHFSDVVVSQLTDCRVAGWGYTAEGSAETSDVLQEAKVRLINVKLCNSSEWYGGAVRSYNLCAGYPRGGIDTCQGDSGGPLVCRAPHANFFWLVGLTSWGKGCARPKQPGVYTSTQHFFNWVQSRIRSGGSAATLARPKRPSQGSALATTAFIGLCTGAAEVQQYLCTGTFEMESY, translated from the exons GgagagggacagagggacaaagctcttcagagagcGGCCGACAGTCGGCCACTGCTGCACGCAGG GAGAAGCTGCGGGACCCGGCCCTTGGCTGAGCACCACGGGCCGTTGCGCGTCGTGGGCGGCAGCGATGCCTCCCCGGGAGCCTGGCCCTGGATCGTCAGCATCCAGCTTCCCGGGGCAGTGGGCAGCGGGCACATCTGCGGAGGCTCCCTCATCCATCCCCGgtgggtcctgaccgcaggacactgctttgacaagtacag GAACGTCCCGACGTGGCGCATGGTGATCGGGGCCACCCGGCTGTCTGAGCTGGGCTCCGAGGCCCAAGTGCGCAAGAGCAAGCGGCTGCTGATCCACGAGAGCTACCGCAAAGGCGCCTTCGAGAACGACAtcgccctgctggagctggacgaGCCCGTGCAGTGCAGCGACTACGTGCAGCTGGCCTGTGTGACTCACTTCTCCGACGTGGTGGTGTCACAGCTCACAGACTGCCGCGTCGCTGGCTGGGGCTACACCGCGGAAGGCT ctgcagaaacatccgacgtgctgcaggaggccaaggtccGCCTCATCAATGTCaagctctgcaacagcagcGAGTGGTACGGAGGGGCTGTGcgcagctacaacctgtgtgctggCTACCCGCGGGGCGGCATCGacacctgccag ggtgacagcgggggcccgctcgtctgcagagctccacacgccaacttcttctggcttGTGGgcctgaccagctgggggaaaggctgtgccagaccaaagcagcctggggtctacacctccacccagcacttcttcAACTGGGTCCAGTCACGGATTCGCTCAGGAGGAAGTGCTGCGACACTCGCCCGGCCAAAGAGGCCATCAcaaggctcagccctggcaacaACAGCA TTCATTGGCCTCTGCACCGgtgctgcagaagtgcagcAATACCTGTGCACTGGAACCTTTGAAATGGAGAGTTACTGA